One part of the Chryseobacterium sp. 7 genome encodes these proteins:
- the dacB gene encoding D-alanyl-D-alanine carboxypeptidase/D-alanyl-D-alanine-endopeptidase, with translation MVNFRKYFSSAAVLASGFFLAQSTVSTVLYSQNYDSQKSSLNLPSPVSTMVEKTVLSAKELVDINVNTMMADPVLKNASWGFVVYDPKTKKVISSYNENTPLVPASTTKLLTTETALNLLGENYRWMTQLEYSGTIDENGVLNGNLYVIGSGDPSLGTNKAGAASYRDIISDFVGGVSREGIKKVNGDIIIQTALFKGNISVLPENVVWLENNNYYLPAGSTRDINPANEKLIVKKGSFSTDKKFFYVSPYNHQMVYADKYEGNGVLTTKIPDAPAFLANSFRTTLVKSGIPVTGKVTPKMTDSAPEGRKMLSAYKSPTLGDIIYYTNQHSDNSLAEALLKTAGYQKMGDQTSESGRIVVTNHLREAGFDMNGLNYMDGSGLSRSNNVTPISQAKFLTSLMDQKYYRSYLTSLPVGGQSGTLKRMFIGEGNGQVFAKTGTLNKVKTLAGYLKTNSGKTLVFSLMVNNYAGSVDMVKKRMEKILEPALDL, from the coding sequence ATGGTAAATTTCAGAAAATATTTTTCAAGTGCGGCGGTGTTGGCTTCTGGTTTTTTCCTGGCTCAATCTACCGTTTCTACCGTTCTTTATTCTCAGAATTATGACAGTCAGAAAAGCAGCTTAAACCTGCCTTCACCCGTTAGTACGATGGTGGAGAAAACTGTGCTGTCAGCAAAAGAACTGGTAGACATTAACGTAAACACAATGATGGCGGATCCTGTGCTGAAAAACGCAAGCTGGGGATTCGTAGTGTACGATCCGAAAACGAAGAAAGTAATCTCTTCGTACAATGAAAACACTCCTTTAGTACCTGCTTCTACTACAAAGCTCCTTACAACGGAAACAGCTTTAAACCTTTTAGGTGAGAACTACCGTTGGATGACGCAGCTTGAGTATTCAGGAACGATAGATGAAAATGGAGTTTTAAATGGAAATCTTTATGTAATAGGAAGCGGTGACCCGTCTTTGGGAACCAATAAAGCTGGTGCTGCATCTTACAGAGATATTATTTCAGATTTCGTAGGCGGAGTTTCAAGAGAGGGAATCAAAAAGGTAAATGGTGATATTATCATTCAGACAGCGCTTTTCAAAGGCAATATTTCAGTGCTTCCGGAAAATGTTGTATGGTTGGAAAATAATAATTATTATCTGCCTGCAGGAAGTACCCGAGATATTAACCCGGCCAACGAAAAGCTGATTGTTAAAAAAGGAAGCTTCTCTACAGACAAGAAGTTTTTCTATGTTTCTCCTTATAATCATCAGATGGTATATGCTGATAAATATGAAGGAAACGGAGTTTTAACGACCAAAATTCCTGATGCTCCAGCATTTCTCGCTAACTCTTTCAGAACCACATTGGTGAAAAGCGGAATTCCTGTTACCGGAAAAGTAACTCCGAAAATGACAGATTCAGCTCCGGAAGGAAGAAAAATGCTTTCGGCATATAAATCTCCAACTTTAGGTGATATTATTTATTATACCAATCAGCACAGTGATAACTCATTAGCCGAAGCTTTATTAAAAACTGCGGGTTATCAGAAAATGGGTGATCAGACTTCAGAATCTGGAAGAATTGTGGTGACAAACCACTTAAGAGAGGCAGGTTTTGATATGAATGGTCTTAATTATATGGATGGAAGCGGACTTTCAAGAAGCAATAATGTAACTCCTATATCCCAGGCGAAATTTCTTACCTCGCTGATGGATCAGAAGTATTACAGATCTTATCTTACTTCGCTGCCGGTTGGAGGACAATCCGGAACTTTAAAAAGAATGTTCATTGGAGAAGGTAACGGACAGGTTTTTGCAAAAACCGGAACTTTAAACAAAGTAAAAACATTAGCAGGTTATCTGAAAACAAATTCCGGGAAAACATTAGTGTTCTCCTTAATGGTGAACAACTATGCCGGATCGGTAGACATGGTGAAAAAGAGAATGGAAAAAATTCTTGAACCGGCACTGGATCTTTAA
- a CDS encoding M1 family aminopeptidase — MTKLYLLVLGFVLFQPFYGQKYEQNTDMKGLIEKEKKSFTQKMNIGNTNPNTLNYDLQYQRMDVSLDPAVYNISGSVTSHFKPNQSMGSIYFDLSNSLTVSQVKYHGTNITSFQQLPSKELKIDFPASIPANTLDSLTIYYAGAPTTENDAFRTSLQGGTPVLSTLNEPYGAQDWFPTKQSLNDKIERFDFKITTPSNYSVAANGKLMSETFPTGSTKLTFWRTMYPTAAYLIALSITNFVKLTDTMGNPPFPFINYIYPSTNSNATSVSNINWTKQVMDTFETYFGSYPFRNEKYGHMEFMYGGGMEHQTMSSMGAWSKQLIAHELTHQWFGDKVTCGAWNDIWLNEGFATFGEHVANEKLLMPNTDFLNYLQGQSSFITGSAGGSVYVPASGLNSIGRIFDSRLTYAKGGYVLRMLKWILGDAAFYQALKDYHARPNLAYSYVRTSDFNASLLQSTGTDFTEFFNDWIYGEGYPTYNIKWMQSGNQAVFKVSQTQSSPTVSFFEMPLPIKVTGTGGQTAYLVLNNTSNNQYFLQSVTFPIASVQFNYEYQIIEKNSTVAQDNTLSVSSVEKESFGLYPNPAKNEINLKGLNRAADYTIHAIDGKLVGKGTYQPGKAIGISELVLGAYFITINEKNIKFIKH, encoded by the coding sequence ATGACAAAATTGTACCTGTTGGTGTTGGGTTTTGTATTATTTCAGCCATTTTATGGCCAGAAGTATGAGCAAAATACCGATATGAAAGGATTGATCGAGAAAGAGAAAAAATCCTTTACCCAGAAAATGAATATTGGGAATACGAATCCCAATACATTAAATTATGACTTGCAGTATCAAAGGATGGACGTGAGCCTGGATCCTGCGGTATATAATATCTCCGGATCGGTAACTTCGCATTTTAAGCCTAACCAAAGTATGGGAAGTATTTATTTTGATCTTTCCAATTCTTTGACCGTTTCTCAGGTGAAATATCACGGTACTAATATTACCAGCTTTCAACAGCTTCCATCAAAAGAGCTGAAGATTGATTTCCCGGCTTCTATTCCTGCCAATACATTAGATTCTCTTACGATTTATTATGCAGGAGCACCAACTACCGAAAACGATGCATTCAGAACATCACTTCAGGGCGGAACTCCGGTTCTTTCTACTTTGAATGAGCCTTATGGAGCACAGGACTGGTTCCCTACAAAACAAAGTTTGAATGATAAAATTGAAAGATTTGATTTTAAAATTACAACTCCATCCAATTACAGCGTAGCAGCAAACGGAAAGTTGATGTCTGAAACTTTTCCAACAGGATCTACAAAGCTTACTTTTTGGAGAACTATGTATCCTACAGCAGCATATTTGATTGCTTTGTCTATCACTAACTTTGTGAAACTTACTGATACAATGGGCAATCCTCCGTTTCCTTTTATCAACTATATCTACCCTTCTACCAATTCAAATGCAACCAGTGTATCGAATATTAACTGGACAAAGCAGGTGATGGATACTTTTGAAACCTATTTTGGCTCTTACCCTTTCCGTAATGAAAAATACGGCCATATGGAATTTATGTATGGAGGAGGGATGGAGCATCAGACCATGTCCTCAATGGGAGCGTGGAGCAAACAGCTTATTGCTCATGAGCTTACTCACCAGTGGTTTGGAGATAAAGTGACCTGCGGTGCATGGAACGATATCTGGCTGAATGAAGGCTTTGCTACTTTTGGAGAGCATGTTGCCAATGAAAAACTATTGATGCCCAATACAGATTTTCTAAACTATTTACAGGGGCAGTCCAGCTTTATTACGGGAAGTGCAGGTGGTAGCGTTTATGTACCTGCCAGTGGGCTTAACAGTATCGGCAGAATATTTGACAGCAGACTTACCTATGCTAAAGGTGGCTATGTACTAAGAATGCTGAAGTGGATTTTAGGCGATGCCGCTTTTTATCAGGCACTTAAAGATTATCATGCAAGACCAAATCTGGCTTACAGCTATGTACGTACTTCAGATTTTAATGCTTCTTTGCTTCAGTCTACCGGAACAGATTTTACAGAATTTTTCAATGACTGGATCTATGGAGAAGGTTATCCTACTTACAATATAAAATGGATGCAAAGTGGTAATCAGGCCGTATTCAAAGTTTCTCAGACGCAGAGTAGCCCTACAGTAAGCTTTTTTGAAATGCCTTTGCCTATAAAAGTAACCGGAACAGGTGGTCAGACCGCTTATCTGGTTCTTAACAATACTTCCAATAACCAATATTTTCTTCAATCGGTAACTTTTCCTATTGCAAGTGTTCAGTTTAATTATGAATACCAGATTATTGAGAAAAACTCTACAGTTGCTCAGGATAATACGTTAAGTGTTTCTTCCGTTGAAAAAGAAAGCTTTGGGTTATACCCAAATCCAGCCAAAAATGAAATTAATCTGAAAGGTCTTAACAGAGCAGCAGATTATACTATTCATGCTATAGATGGTAAACTGGTAGGAAAAGGGACTTATCAGCCGGGTAAGGCAATTGGGATTTCAGAATTGGTTCTGGGGGCATACTTTATTACCATTAATGAAAAGAATATTAAATTTATCAAGCATTAA
- a CDS encoding cupin-like domain-containing protein, whose protein sequence is MRLQPVQKIKQISSETFINKHMKPGIPIILENFIHPESPAFKKWNYEYFKEIAGDHVVSIYGSELDSLDRVASDPIAQSTFSEYLDLIQSGPTEHRLFLFNLLKIKPELKNDIIYNDVTNGKILKWLPFMFFGGEGSVTRNHIDIDMSHVFIIQFQGIKRVWLFPWEQSDFMYKLPYNFHSLTQIKNPDYRKYPALLYLNGYEAIIHPGETLYIPSGWWHYIQYDTEGYSISVRALPSSALEKWRGFKNLVITRHFDNLMRRIFKEKWFEYKVKTARKRGARAARKQRSFQI, encoded by the coding sequence ATGAGACTACAGCCGGTACAAAAAATAAAGCAAATAAGTTCAGAAACGTTCATTAATAAACATATGAAGCCAGGAATTCCTATTATTCTTGAGAACTTTATTCATCCGGAAAGTCCAGCTTTCAAAAAGTGGAACTACGAGTATTTCAAAGAAATTGCAGGCGATCATGTGGTCAGTATATATGGCAGTGAACTTGATTCTCTGGACAGGGTAGCGAGTGATCCCATAGCACAATCCACATTTTCGGAATATCTTGATTTGATCCAGTCTGGCCCTACTGAACACAGACTTTTCTTATTTAATCTATTAAAAATAAAACCTGAACTCAAGAATGATATCATCTACAACGATGTTACGAACGGGAAAATATTAAAATGGCTGCCTTTTATGTTCTTTGGTGGTGAAGGTTCTGTAACCAGAAATCATATTGATATTGACATGTCACATGTTTTCATCATTCAATTTCAGGGAATCAAAAGGGTATGGCTTTTCCCGTGGGAACAGTCTGATTTTATGTATAAACTGCCTTATAATTTTCACAGTCTTACTCAGATAAAAAATCCGGATTACAGGAAATATCCGGCACTACTCTATTTGAATGGTTATGAAGCAATTATTCACCCCGGAGAAACCCTTTACATTCCTTCCGGATGGTGGCATTATATTCAATATGATACAGAAGGTTACTCTATATCTGTGAGGGCACTTCCTTCGAGCGCTCTTGAAAAATGGCGTGGCTTTAAAAACTTAGTCATTACCAGGCATTTTGATAATCTCATGCGGAGAATATTCAAAGAAAAATGGTTTGAATATAAAGTAAAAACAGCCAGAAAAAGAGGGGCCAGAGCTGCAAGAAAACAAAGAAGCTTTCAAATATGA
- the kbl gene encoding glycine C-acetyltransferase gives MISEKYLQHLQNELQNIENDGLYKRERIITSQQSAEIEANGKKLLNFCANNYLGLSNHPEVMKASQDMIQSHGYGMSSVRFICGTQDIHKDLEKKIADFLGLEDTILYAAAFDANGGVFEPLFTEEDAIISDELNHASIIDGVRLCKAARYRYKNNNMADLEAQLIAASEKNHRFKIIVTDGVFSMDGIVADLKGVCDLADKYDALVMVDDSHATGFIGKTGRGTHEANEVMGRVDIITSTLGKALGGALGGFTSGKKEIIDMLRQRSRPYLFSNSLAPGIVGAALKVLDMISDDTSLRDKVMENAEYFRTEMKAKGFDIPEGDAAIVPVMLYDAPLSQKMAEKLMDEGIYVIGFFYPVVPKGKARIRVQLSAAHTREHLDKAIAAFEKVGKELGVIS, from the coding sequence ATGATCTCTGAAAAATACCTTCAACATTTACAGAATGAACTTCAGAATATTGAGAATGACGGACTTTACAAACGTGAAAGAATCATTACCTCTCAACAAAGTGCAGAAATAGAAGCCAACGGAAAAAAGCTTTTGAACTTCTGTGCCAACAATTATCTGGGATTATCTAACCATCCGGAAGTAATGAAAGCTTCTCAGGATATGATTCAGTCTCATGGTTACGGGATGTCTTCTGTACGTTTTATTTGTGGAACACAGGATATTCACAAAGATTTGGAGAAAAAAATTGCTGATTTCTTAGGTCTTGAAGATACTATTCTTTATGCTGCAGCATTTGATGCGAATGGGGGAGTTTTTGAACCTTTGTTTACAGAAGAAGATGCTATTATTTCAGATGAATTAAACCACGCTTCAATTATTGATGGTGTTCGTTTGTGTAAAGCAGCGAGATACAGATATAAAAACAATAACATGGCTGACCTTGAAGCTCAGCTGATTGCTGCTTCTGAAAAAAATCACCGTTTTAAAATCATCGTTACAGACGGAGTATTCTCAATGGACGGAATTGTGGCAGACTTAAAAGGAGTTTGTGACCTTGCCGATAAATATGATGCTTTGGTAATGGTAGATGATTCTCACGCAACAGGTTTCATCGGGAAAACTGGTCGTGGAACTCACGAAGCAAATGAAGTAATGGGTAGAGTAGATATCATCACTTCTACTTTAGGAAAAGCTTTAGGTGGAGCTTTAGGTGGATTTACTTCCGGTAAGAAAGAAATCATTGATATGCTGAGACAACGTTCAAGACCTTATCTGTTCTCTAACTCTCTGGCACCTGGAATTGTAGGAGCCGCTTTGAAAGTATTGGATATGATTTCTGATGATACATCTCTTCGTGATAAAGTAATGGAAAATGCAGAATATTTCAGAACGGAAATGAAAGCGAAAGGTTTTGATATTCCGGAAGGAGATGCTGCTATTGTTCCGGTAATGCTTTACGACGCACCGCTTTCTCAGAAAATGGCTGAAAAGCTTATGGATGAAGGTATTTATGTAATCGGATTCTTCTATCCTGTAGTACCGAAAGGAAAAGCGAGAATCAGAGTACAGTTATCTGCAGCTCATACAAGAGAGCATTTGGATAAGGCTATTGCTGCATTTGAAAAAGTTGGAAAAGAGTTAGGAGTGATCTCTTAA
- a CDS encoding ABC transporter permease, which produces MIAILKKELWSYFGNWSAWVIIAAFSLIATLFLFFFDNDSNIFEIGMASLQSYFVLVPWLLMFIIPALSMKTFAEEQQTGTLNWLFSQPLKVSELVTGKFLSVWIVGILCLIPSLIYLYTVYVLGVPAGNIDLGMTFGSYLGLIMLIAAFSAVGILASSLSQNQIMAYLLGVFMCFIMYFGIEQLASYKLLGGADFILQNIGFYQHFLGFTRGLIDFKDVAYFVLVIGASLVLSNHFINKKK; this is translated from the coding sequence ATGATTGCAATTTTAAAGAAAGAACTTTGGAGTTACTTTGGAAACTGGAGTGCGTGGGTGATTATTGCCGCTTTCAGTCTGATAGCAACCCTTTTCCTGTTCTTTTTCGACAACGATTCTAATATTTTTGAGATCGGAATGGCATCGCTTCAGAGCTATTTCGTATTGGTGCCATGGCTGCTGATGTTTATCATTCCTGCACTTTCTATGAAAACTTTTGCGGAAGAACAGCAAACCGGAACCTTAAACTGGCTTTTTTCACAACCATTAAAAGTTTCAGAACTGGTAACCGGAAAATTTCTTTCTGTATGGATTGTTGGTATCTTATGCCTTATTCCTTCATTAATTTACCTTTATACAGTATATGTGCTGGGTGTTCCTGCAGGAAATATTGACCTTGGAATGACCTTTGGAAGCTATCTTGGCTTGATCATGCTAATTGCAGCATTTTCAGCAGTGGGAATTCTGGCTTCTTCATTATCACAGAATCAAATTATGGCTTATTTGCTAGGCGTTTTCATGTGCTTTATCATGTATTTTGGAATCGAACAGCTGGCAAGTTATAAACTATTGGGAGGAGCAGACTTTATCCTTCAGAATATCGGTTTTTATCAACATTTCTTAGGCTTTACAAGAGGGCTTATTGATTTTAAAGATGTAGCCTATTTTGTACTTGTAATAGGAGCTTCATTAGTATTGTCTAATCATTTTATTAACAAAAAGAAGTAG
- the gldG gene encoding gliding motility-associated ABC transporter substrate-binding protein GldG: protein MKKFNAKSPLGIFLIVIVPLVIILTYSGIRLDLTKEKRYTLSDNTIKVLESVKKPLTVEVYLEGDFPASFKQLQSETKFMLEEFRKINPKIDFKFIDPIKTKMSQDTLMAMGMQPSILPDVKDGKISQITLFPYAVIKYGDGGASIPLVVQQAGIDADQQLTRSIEGLEYNLVSNIKNISAAKRKKIGILVNHDELNPDEFQGFVKLAMENYDAGPIIPKNQTELSVEDIPLLKQMSALVIAKPRKAFTDNEKVILDQYIMNGGKTLWMIDAVNAEMDTLTRSKKVMPFPVDINMTDFFFNYGVRINPALVKDVKKFALLRLVTGEVSGNPQYTSLPWPYYPLGIAENNNPITKNINPVKFEFPTSIDTLGGRKNIKTKVLFESSERTLLKQVPNYVDLKEIASVDSLGQMEKPSTPKIFAVALEGKFNSAYASRIERKSYPGFKASSPENKMIVIADGDVGRNKVIKGKPLPLGVDLLTNEQFGNEQFLRNALDYLLDDSNLMELRNRNIEERLLDRQRITEEKSTWQWLNLLLPLVIIGLIGGLFFWLRKKKFG from the coding sequence ATGAAGAAGTTCAATGCTAAATCTCCGCTGGGAATTTTCTTAATTGTAATTGTTCCTTTAGTGATTATCCTGACCTATTCGGGAATCAGATTAGATTTAACGAAAGAAAAAAGATATACACTTTCAGATAATACCATCAAAGTTCTGGAGTCCGTTAAAAAGCCTCTGACTGTTGAAGTATACCTGGAAGGTGATTTTCCTGCAAGTTTCAAGCAGCTGCAAAGCGAAACGAAATTTATGCTGGAAGAATTCAGAAAAATTAATCCGAAGATTGATTTTAAATTTATAGATCCGATTAAAACAAAAATGTCTCAGGATACGCTGATGGCAATGGGCATGCAGCCGTCCATTCTTCCGGATGTAAAAGACGGAAAGATCTCACAGATTACCCTTTTCCCATACGCTGTGATCAAATATGGGGATGGCGGAGCTTCTATACCATTAGTAGTACAGCAGGCAGGAATTGATGCGGATCAACAGCTGACAAGATCTATTGAAGGATTAGAGTACAATCTTGTTTCTAACATTAAGAATATTTCAGCAGCAAAAAGAAAAAAAATCGGGATCCTGGTGAATCATGATGAGCTAAATCCGGACGAGTTTCAGGGATTTGTAAAGCTGGCTATGGAAAATTATGATGCAGGACCTATAATTCCTAAAAATCAGACTGAACTTTCCGTAGAAGATATTCCGTTATTGAAGCAGATGAGTGCTTTGGTGATTGCAAAACCAAGAAAAGCCTTTACAGATAATGAAAAGGTAATTCTTGACCAGTACATTATGAATGGCGGAAAAACCCTTTGGATGATTGATGCGGTAAATGCTGAAATGGATACTTTAACAAGGTCTAAAAAAGTAATGCCTTTCCCTGTAGATATCAACATGACAGACTTTTTCTTTAATTATGGAGTGAGAATCAATCCTGCTTTAGTAAAAGACGTTAAAAAGTTTGCCCTTTTAAGACTGGTTACAGGTGAAGTAAGTGGAAATCCTCAGTATACAAGCTTACCTTGGCCCTATTATCCGCTTGGAATTGCTGAAAATAATAACCCGATCACCAAAAATATCAATCCTGTAAAATTTGAATTCCCAACTTCCATTGATACATTAGGAGGAAGAAAGAATATCAAAACAAAAGTTCTTTTCGAGTCCAGCGAGAGAACATTATTGAAACAGGTTCCGAACTATGTAGATCTGAAAGAAATTGCAAGCGTAGACAGTCTTGGACAAATGGAGAAACCAAGTACTCCAAAGATCTTCGCTGTTGCTCTGGAAGGGAAGTTTAACTCTGCATATGCATCAAGAATTGAAAGAAAATCTTACCCTGGATTCAAAGCATCAAGCCCGGAAAACAAAATGATCGTTATTGCAGACGGAGATGTAGGAAGAAATAAAGTGATCAAAGGAAAACCGCTTCCGCTGGGAGTAGATCTTTTAACCAACGAACAGTTTGGAAACGAACAGTTTCTTAGAAATGCTTTAGATTATTTACTGGATGACAGCAACTTAATGGAGCTGAGAAACAGAAATATTGAAGAAAGACTTCTGGACAGACAAAGAATTACTGAAGAGAAATCTACCTGGCAATGGCTGAATTTACTGCTTCCGCTGGTGATTATCGGTCTTATCGGAGGATTGTTTTTCTGGTTAAGAAAAAAGAAATTTGGATAA